AACCCGTCCATCGCGCCCGCATCCGCAGGCTTGATGCGAAAGAACCAGGCCGCCATCGGATCGCCGTTCACGTCGCCCGGCGCATCGGCCAGGGGCGCGTTCACCGCCGTGATCGTGCCCGACACGGGCGCCACGATGTCGGACGCCGCCTTGACCGATTCGATCACCACGATCTCCTCGCCGGCCTCGACCTCGCGGCCCTCCTCGGGCAGCTCGACAAAGACCACGTCGCCCAGCTGCTCGCTGGCATGCTTCGTGATCCCCACGACGATCTCGTCGCCCTCGGCGCGCAGCCATTCATGGTCTTCGGTATATTTCAGCATGACATCCTCAGCGTTTGTAGGAGGGGGTGACAAAAGGCAGGGCGCAGACGGTCAGGGGCAGGCGCTTGCCGCGCAGCTCGGCCATAACCGTGGCGCCTTCGGGAATGTCTTTAGGAATGCGCGCCATGGCGACCGGCCCACCGACAGACGGCCCGAACCCGCCGGAGCTGACCGTGCCGATGGGCGCGCCATCCTCGGAAAACAGCGCCACGCCCTCGCGGATCGGCGCGCGGCCCTCGGGGCGCAGGCCCTGGCGCGTGACCGCAGGCGCAGCCAGCTCGGCCAGGATCACCTCGGCGCCCGGAAACCCGCCCGCCCGCGCGCCGCCATTGCGGCGGACCCTGGGGATCGACCAGCCGAGCGCCGCCTGCGCGGGCGTCACGCCCGCGTCCATGTCATGGCCGTAAAGCGGCATCCCCGCCTCCAGCCGCAGGCTGTCGCGCGCGCCCAGACCGATCGGCGCCACCTCGGGCTGATCCAGCAGCGCACGGGCGAAATCCGCCAACCGCGCCTCGGGGACCGAGATCTCGAACCCGTCCTCGCCCGTATAGCCCGAACGCGAGACCCACAGCTGGGCCCCGTCCCAATCCAGCGCCGTGCTGTCCATGAAGCGCATGTCGGCCACGTCCGGCACCAGCCGCGCCAGCGCCGCCTCCGCCTGCGGCCCCTGCAGCGCCAGCAGCCCGCGATCACGCACCGGCGTCACCGTGACGCCCGACAGGGTCTGCAGATGGGCGATGTCCTGTTCCGCGCAGGCCGCGTTCACCACCAGCAGGAAATGATCCCCGCGATTGGCGAACATCAGGTCGTCGAGGATCCCGCCCTGGTCATTGGTGAACAGCCCGTAACGCTGGCGCCCCGGCGCCAGGCCCGCCACATCGGCGGGGATCAGCGTCTCCAGCGCGGCGGCGGCGCGGGCCATGTCGCCGCCCTCGGGCGCGACCAGCACCTGGCCCATGTGGCTGACGTCGAACAGCCCGGCCTTGGCGCGGGTGTGCAGATGCTCGGTCATGACGCCCATGGGGAACTGGACGGGCATCTCCCATCCGGCAAAGGGCACCATCCGGCCCCCAAGCTCCACATGCAGATCATACAGTCCGGTCCGTCGGGTCGTGTCGGCCATGGGCCCTCCTGCGGGTCAGCCGGGCAGCCGGCATCGGTTGGACGGGACCGATGTCCCGCACGTCGATGCCCCCTCTGTCCCTGCCCGGTCCCGGGCGCCTGAGATCGTTATCCCTTCGGCGGGCGCAGCGCGCCACTCTCCAGAGTTCTTGCGGAGAACGGTCCTTTCGCCTGAGAGCTTGCCGGGGCGGCTTCTCCTTCGGCCCCGGCGCGATGCGCCGGCGTCTCCCGAATTCCACCTGCAGGCGTACCGCCAGCCCGCCCCCGAGGCAAGACCTTTGTCGCAAACGGCGCCTGAAGTGCCGCGACCCGACCGGCGGTTGACAGGCCCCGCCGCCCCGGCCCAAGGTCGCGCCCGGAAGGCCAAGGGGCCGGAATGCAGGGCCAAGTTCTTCCAGATCGGCTTCAACAAATGCGGCACCACCTTCATCGCGCGGCTGTTCGACATGAACGCCATCCCCGCCGCCCATTGGCTGGAGGGCGCGCTGGCCGACGACATCGCCTATGCCAGGCTGACGGGCGCCAAGCCCCTGGCGCGATGGGCCGACCGGATCACGGCCTTCACCGACATGGAATCGGTGCGCTTCCTGAACATGCCGGTGATCGAGGCCTTCCGCGACTTCGCCCTGCTGGACGCGCATTACCCGGGCGCGGTCTTCCTGCTGAACACCCGCCGGGTCGAGGACTGGATCGCCAGCCGCTATCTGCATCGCGACGGCGATTACGCCCGCAGCGTGGCGGCGGACCGGGGCGTGGCCCTGGGCGATCTGGCCGATCTGTGGGCGGCGGATTGGGAGGCGCATCTGACCGCCGCGCGCCGCCATTTCGGCGACCGCCCCGAATTCCTCGAGATCGACATCGACCACGCCACCCCGGAGGATTACCGCCGCGCCCTGTCGCCTTGGTTCGACCTGCCCCGCATCCCCGACCTGCCCGGCGCGGGGGTGCGCCGGGCGCGGCTGCGGAACCTGCCCCGGGGGGCGCGGATGCTGGATGCGCCGCTGCCGGGCGCCGATCAGGACCCCGCGCGCCGCGACCGGCTGGCCCGTCGCTTAGCGCGGCTGGCGCGGCCCGCGTTGCTGCTGCGCCGCGCCGCCACGCGCGCGCCGCATGACCAGGCCCTGTGCCTGGACCTGACCGAGGGGGTGATGCGCGATGCGGGCGGGCGCGTCATGCCGCTGCGGCGCGGGCCGGACGGGCGCTTTCACCTGGATTCGCAGCGCCCCGGCCTGCTGCGCCCGGCGGCTGTGGCCAATGACATCGCGGGGATCGCGCGCGAGGGGCTCTATTGGCTGGACATGCGGCCCGCGACCTTCGCGGGCAGCGGGCCGGACGATCCCGCCCATGCTCCGCTGATCGCCGGGCTGCGCCGCAAGGGGGCGCAGAACCTGTTCCTGTGGCCCGCGCCCTGGCATCACCGGATCGGCAATCGCGGCTTTCCCGGCAGCACCAGTCCCAGCCCTGCCGCCCGCGACGCAGCGGTGGTCTGGCGCGGCACCCTGTCGGGCCATGACCCGATCAGCCGCCTGACGGCCGAGGCCGCCGTGACCGCGCTGCTGGCCGATCCCGGCGACGCGGCCGCCCGTGGGGCGGTGACCCGCGGCCCGCGCTGGCGGTTCCTCGCGGAGCGCGCCGCCGATCCGGCGCTGGACCTGGCGCTGCTGGCCGATCCGCGCCGCGACCGGGCGCTGGCCGGGGCCGGGCTGACCGCGCCCGTCCCCTGCGCGCCCCCGCGGGCCGGGCGGCTGCATCTGTGCCTGTCGGGGTCCGAGGGCGATGCCGACCTGCTGCCGCTGGCCTTCGGCCACG
Above is a genomic segment from Paracoccus aestuarii containing:
- the gcvH gene encoding glycine cleavage system protein GcvH is translated as MKYTEDHEWLRAEGDEIVVGITKHASEQLGDVVFVELPEEGREVEAGEEIVVIESVKAASDIVAPVSGTITAVNAPLADAPGDVNGDPMAAWFFRIKPADAGAMDGFMDEDAYKALIG
- the gcvT gene encoding glycine cleavage system aminomethyltransferase GcvT yields the protein MADTTRRTGLYDLHVELGGRMVPFAGWEMPVQFPMGVMTEHLHTRAKAGLFDVSHMGQVLVAPEGGDMARAAAALETLIPADVAGLAPGRQRYGLFTNDQGGILDDLMFANRGDHFLLVVNAACAEQDIAHLQTLSGVTVTPVRDRGLLALQGPQAEAALARLVPDVADMRFMDSTALDWDGAQLWVSRSGYTGEDGFEISVPEARLADFARALLDQPEVAPIGLGARDSLRLEAGMPLYGHDMDAGVTPAQAALGWSIPRVRRNGGARAGGFPGAEVILAELAAPAVTRQGLRPEGRAPIREGVALFSEDGAPIGTVSSGGFGPSVGGPVAMARIPKDIPEGATVMAELRGKRLPLTVCALPFVTPSYKR